The following are from one region of the Littorina saxatilis isolate snail1 linkage group LG4, US_GU_Lsax_2.0, whole genome shotgun sequence genome:
- the LOC138964910 gene encoding uncharacterized protein isoform X2, with product MVNNKLVREFKTLLPNNVRIVCHLLLRLLRVLSAVCFSRITSIATLERERDRDRDSQGTVLCSPVIKIATYKLTFTSIQDLPSILTAKEMVSTVWLFVVSTFLYSVSILRVSVAFVCKDDVESETRNYNGDLEEYQRRYCCKAHYNGYSSKWEARWSVKCWYGCCGEEDNQVCCPQPDEGLSGTEIGIIAGSAIFGVIVLVLLIVLFVFIGKKCSTHFKDLRRQKEIHIEINVPREPYIARQNDPVDFDPSQPEPSGLAAPLHRNDDLDFGNEESWDCWGEGVPFSAEDVQVWTTDTAHSAARGRDHPHFQPPPSYESVVQEREQD from the exons ATGGTGAATAACAAGTTAGTTAGAGAGTTCAAGACCTTGCTGCCTAATAATGTGAGGATTGTTTGTCATCTTTTACTTAGACTACTTAGAGTGCTGAGTGCTGTATGTTTTAGCAGAATAACTTCGATTGctactttagagagagagagagacagagacagagattcgCAAGGGACAGTACTCTGTTCGCCTGTTATAAAAATTGCGACATATAAGCTTACTTTCACTTCCATTCAGGATTTACCCAGTATCTTGACAGCAAAGGAGATGGTATCTACTGTATGGTTGTTCGTCGTGTCGACTTTTCTGTACTCAGTAAGCATTCTGAGAG TTTCAGTTGCCTTTGTCTGTAAAGATGATGTTGAAAGTGAAACCCGGAACTACAACGGGGATTTAGAAGAGT ACCAACGTCGCTACTGTTGCAAAGCTCACTACAATGGTTATAGCAGCAAATGGGAGGCTCGGTGGTCAGTGAAGTGCTGGTATGGATGCTGTGGGGAAGAAGACAACCAAGTCTGCTGCCCACAGCCTGATGAAGGCTTATCTGGCACAGA GATTGGAATCATTGCTGGCAGCGCCATATTCGGCGTGATAGTACTGGTTTTGCTGATAGTGCTGTTTGTGTTCATCGGCAAAAAGTGTTCCACTCATTTCAAAGACCTCAGGCGCCAAAAGGAAATTCATATAG AGATCAACGTTCCAAGGGAGCCGTACATCGCCAGGCAGAACGACCCAGTGGACTTCGACCCCTCCCAGCCGGAGCCCTCGGGCCTTGCTGCACCTCTCCATCGTAACGATGACCTTGACTTTGGTAATGAGGAGAGCTGGGACTGCTGGGGGGAAGGTGTTCCATTTTCAGCGGAAGATGTCCAGGTCTGGACGACAGATACTGCACATTCTGCAGCGAGGGGACGGGATCACCCTCATTTCCAGCCACCACCATCTTACGAGTCGGTTGTCCAGGAAAGAGAGCAAGATTGA